The segment GTGTACGTTTATAAGCTCTTGCAAATGTTTTACCCCAAAGTATCGTTCTCATTTTGGAGATCTCTCACAAGGTCGTCAACGCTGCCTCTTTTTACCTCTCCCTTCCTATATTCCTCTTTCATCTTTCGAATGTGCCTGGCAATTAAATCTCTCCTTCGCTCTACAAGTCTATGCCGAACAATATCAATAAGGCTTTCCTGCTGATTTACAGGAAGCGACTCTATTACATCAAGCGCATCCTGAAATGTTACTTTCTGCTGTTTAGACATTCGATAACTCCTCTATAATAATTTAATTATCATTTCTTTACCAAATCCGTCATGTCAATAAATTCGTCTTCATTTTTTCTACGGCATTCATAATGGCATAAAGGTAGTAATCGTTTTTGAAACATTTTGCCTTAAACCTAAACCACTCGTTCTGCGTCAGGGCAATGCATCCTGATGCTGCCCGTATTTTTACTTCAATATATCGAATAGCGCCACTCTTATCAGTGGAACGGATATCGAAACCTAAATTTTCGGCAGATACGTCTTCGGGTGTTCTTCCATTTTCCCTCTCATATTTTGTGGCTATCTCCATGCCAATCTTTTCAATTTCGGCATCGCTCTGCATCCCTTTATCAATCTTTTCGACAGGTTTGACCTTTATCATTCCCACAAAACAAGGCATACTCATGGTAATATCCTGTTCTCTTTGTATCTGTTCCCTGAGTTGTTTCAGCGCATTTTCATAGTCCGTGCGCCTTACATTATCGGCCGTTGTTTGTAAATATAGATAAGCCAGCTTATTTTGTCAATTGCGTTTTATTTATGAACCTTTTCTTAACCTCATTGTGAAGGAGGTATGGAGGGTGGTGAACTTAAGTTTACCTTACAGCGTATCGGTCTATTACCTTTTTAAAACCAGGTAATGATTTTTTTATGGTTTCTTTTTTTACACAAAAAGCTATTCTTATATACCCACTTCTTCCAAAGCTTTTCCCAGGAAGCACCAGTATTCCTTCTTTCGCTAGTTCTTGAGCAAACACGAGATCATCTCCGGGAGTTTTAGGGAAAACATAATAAGCCCCCATTGGCCACATAAAAGAATACCCAAAATCATGCAGGGCATTACAGAACATATCCTTCCTTTCCTGATATTCCGCCCTATTAACATGAACACCCTGGAGATTTGCAATGACGTGCTGCATAAGGACAGGGGCGCTCAGATATCCAAGAACCCGATTGGCAAATGTCAATGCTTCGAAAAGTTTTTCGGAATCTTTTATCTCAGGATGGATTGCTGCATAGCCTATCCTTTCCCCTGGAATCGAAAGCGGTTTGGAATACGAAGCTGCAAAGATGGTATTCGGATAGATGGTAAAGATATCGGGAAGCTCATTACCGTCGTAGACGATGTCCTGATACGCAGCATCATAAATCAAAAAGATTTCTTTGCCATTTTGCCGGTTTTTCCC is part of the Candidatus Jettenia sp. AMX2 genome and harbors:
- a CDS encoding DUF3883 domain-containing protein — protein: MSMPCFVGMIKVKPVEKIDKGMQSDAEIEKIGMEIATKYERENGRTPEDVSAENLGFDIRSTDKSGAIRYIEVKIRAASGCIALTQNEWFRFKAKCFKNDYYLYAIMNAVEKMKTNLLT
- a CDS encoding pyridoxal phosphate-dependent aminotransferase — encoded protein: MSISNKVKEGIAASSWVVKVFESQTQIVPEENEVYDFRLGNPKIEPPSEFAEELKKAANNPFPGMHGYSALAGHIQTREAIAKTLSKERGLPFTPHHVVMTAGGAGALNIILKAILNPEDEVIVLSPLYLEYPYYIDNHGGVCCVVETHADFTLNIDTIAAKITPRTKAIIINSPNNPTGTIYSDESLRSVARLLNGKNRQNGKEIFLIYDAAYQDIVYDGNELPDIFTIYPNTIFAASYSKPLSIPGERIGYAAIHPEIKDSEKLFEALTFANRVLGYLSAPVLMQHVIANLQGVHVNRAEYQERKDMFCNALHDFGYSFMWPMGAYYVFPKTPGDDLVFAQELAKEGILVLPGKSFGRSGYIRIAFCVKKETIKKSLPGFKKVIDRYAVR